The Trifolium pratense plastid, complete genome genome segment ACTCTAGTTCCTATATTTTTGACTCATCTCGTTCTATATCATTTAGGGGGGTTGACCCCAGCTTAACCAGCTCATTACTAGACAACACAATCGATGTTATTAAGGATTTAGTATATCTATTTGAATTCTATTCCTTAATAATATCTTTGTTCCATCGGAACAATTAATTATTGCTATTCCAGGATACTTGGTATCTTTTTGTCAATAAATTTGTCAATAAAAAAGGTGGGGATAATTGACAAAAAGATATTGGAATAAACTAAATAAAAGGGGAATAAAAAAATGAAATTCCAGATCTTCGTGAACCTCTTCTTTTCTCGGGGGAACTTCCATTTTCACATTTTTCAGCCAGTCACAATTGATATTTGTAAGATTTGGAATCTAGTTAGTACTAAAATTAGTCCAGTTAGTACTAAGCTGATGAATAAGATGATGACTAGCGCTCGTAGTGAGGAATTCTTGCTTATTTGGAAAATAGGCTCGGATTATGCACGTAGAATGAGATGAAATAGAGCTTATGCTCTAGGGTGGGTGGTGGGTCCCATCTTACTATATTTCAACCAACTAAATTAATGAGTTGGTTGAAATATATATTAAAATCAAAATAGGTAGAAAAAAAGGAGCTACTTTATATGGGAGAAAACTCATGGATACGGATAATCAAGAAAGAGTCTTCTATTTTCATTGGCCAGTGCAAGTGGCTTGCCCGAATTTCGGGTCAAAAGCTAAAACTGGTTGTCTATCAGCTATATACTATCTCATATGAAATAGTATTAGAAATAGTTAAAAACCCCCAACTAGTGGTCTTTTGTGGTCTGTTGAACTTGGCAATAAGAATAACAACGTGGATACTAGTTAATACTTCTGACCTGAATCGAGCATTCCTCTTTGCTCGATTACGGGTCAGCATAAAATTAGCTAGATTCATACTGGCGAAGACTTCTGACCCGACTCGAGCATTAGGTGGTTGGATTTACTCGACCGGCCCTTTCTATGAATATCTAAAGTTCCCGGACGGTCGAACATTCGTAAATTACAGGAATCCTTCCCTAGAAATGATGATGTCCATAGGCAGTTATGTAATCAGTCGGATTTTGGTACGGATTTGGACATCTATCGAAAGGGACCCGGATCGTCTCAAGCTATTCATTATTCTTCTGTTTCTATATATTCTATTTATATTAGGATATTGTGTATATAGATAAAACAGAATTCTCGGTCTTTGTTCATAGTCTATGAAATAGCCATATGGCTATTTCATAGACGTAGTTAGGTAAAATTTCATCTTATTTTGTTAAAGTAATAAAGAACAGAAATTCCATTCTTGCTAAATCTCTTCATGTGATTCGATGAAGAATGAGAGCAAATCATGAGATATTTTCTAGAAAATAGATAGATATAGAATGAAGAACGAAAAACTTTTACTTTTAGTAATCCGTTTCCTTTTACTCGTTATTTGGTACCTAATTCGTTTCTTTTTCGATTTGATGATTTTAGAAAAATCATCCAATAGTTGATAAGATAGGTGAAAATAATGAATAGATGGATCTACCTATTCATTATTTCCACCTATTTTTTATACTCTATTTTCTTTTTGAATAATTCAAATGGGTTGCCCGGGATTCGAACCCGGAACTAGTCGGATGGAGTAGAAAATGCATTGTTTAATCAAATAAAACAATAAAAAATCCCTCCCCAAGCCGTGCATGCATTTTTCATTGCACACGGCTTTCCCTATGTATACATCTAAACCTGAGTAACTTCTCCAGAAGAGGAATCTTGAAACTCAACTCTTAACTACATGAACATTTCATAATCCTTTCTATATTATAGAATATTACAATCATTCATCATTGACCAGATCGTTGCTGAAAAGAATATCCAAATACCAAATCCGATTTCTATAGAACCTATGCAAAGTAAAAGAATCTCTTGGAAAAATCAGAGAAAGAATCTCTTCTTCCTCGGTAAAGAATTCTTCCAATAATTCTTCTGAACCTGATCTTTTCAAAAAAGCGCGTACAGTACTTTTGTGTTTACAAGCTAAAGTTTTAATACAAGAAAGCCGAAGTATATATTTTATTCGATACAAACTTTTTTTTTTTGAGGATCCACTGTAATAATGAGAAAGATTTCTGCATATTCGCAAAAATCGCTCAATAATATCAAAATCGGATAAATCGGCCCAGACCGGCTTACTGATGGGATGCCCCAATACATTACAAAATTTCGCTTTAGCCAACGATCTAATTAGAGGAATAATTGGAACTATTATATCAAGTTTTTTGATAACAATTTCGATTAGAAATGTATTTTGCAGCATTTGACTCCGTACCACTGAACGATTTAGCCGCACATTTGAAAAATAGCCTAAAAGCTGAAATGAATGTTCAGATAATTGGTTTATATTGATCGTTCTTGGTTGAGACCAAAGATCAAAAAAACATTGCCATAAATGGATAAAATAGTGTTTCCATTTTTTCATCAAAAAAGGCACATTCTTTGAAGCCAGAATACATTTTCCTTGATATCTAACATAATGAATGTTGGGATCCTTGAAGAATGGTAAAGGATACGAAAAATCCTTAGCAAAAACTTCTACAAGATGTTCTCTTTTTGCATAAAAAAAAATTCGCTCTAAAAAAACGCTAAAAGATTTTAATCGTAAATGAGAGGATTTATTACGTAGAAAAAGGAAGATAGATTCATATTCACGTACATAAAAATTATAGAGGAACAAGAATAATCTTGGATTACTTTTTGAAAAAGTAGAAATCGATTTTTTGGTAGTAATAAAACGATTCCAATTACTAAAATGATAAAGAAATAACCGTAATAAATGAAAAAAGGGGGCATCTTTCACCCAGTATCGAAGGATTTGAACTAAGATTTCCAGATGGATAGGATAGGGTATTCTTATATCTGAGACATAATTTAAATATGTAAATTTATCCTCGAAAAAGGGAAAAATGGAATGAATTGATCTCACATTTTTATAAGATTTTATGATTTCTGCTTCCTCTAAGGAAGAGCTTAATTGTAGGAAAAATGGCATTTCCACGACGATGGCAAAACCCTCTGATATTATTTGAGAATCCAAATTCTTATTATATCCCCCAAATGGATTTTTGGGAGAATCATTAGCCGAAATGATTAAATGATTCTGTTGATACATTCGAGTAATTAAACGTTTTACATTTAGTAAACTATATTTATTGTCATAACCCCCATTTTCCACAAAAATGGATCTACTCCAATTATGACTATAAGCAAGTCCATAAATATACTCCCGAAAAAAAAGTGGGTATAGGAAGTCCTGTTGGCGAGATCTAGCTCGTTCTAAATATACCTGATATTCCTTCATTTTTAAAATTCTATTTGGTCAAAGGATCAGAAATTCATTGGATTATCAAATGATACATAGTGCGATCCAGTCAAAACAAGGTATTCTATATATATTCGAATGGAAATAAAAAACAAATATGAATAGATACCTAGAAAACAAGTTAAAACCCATTAATGGACTATCTCCCCTCGCTTGTTCCATCTAATTGTTCTAGGACAACAAGCTAGTTCGAAATCCTTTATTTTTTGGACCAATCGCTCTTTTGATTTTGGAAAAAAAAAATATCTTTATCAATA includes the following:
- the matK gene encoding maturase K, which encodes MKEYQVYLERARSRQQDFLYPLFFREYIYGLAYSHNWSRSIFVENGGYDNKYSLLNVKRLITRMYQQNHLIISANDSPKNPFGGYNKNLDSQIISEGFAIVVEMPFFLQLSSSLEEAEIIKSYKNVRSIHSIFPFFEDKFTYLNYVSDIRIPYPIHLEILVQILRYWVKDAPFFHLLRLFLYHFSNWNRFITTKKSISTFSKSNPRLFLFLYNFYVREYESIFLFLRNKSSHLRLKSFSVFLERIFFYAKREHLVEVFAKDFSYPLPFFKDPNIHYVRYQGKCILASKNVPFLMKKWKHYFIHLWQCFFDLWSQPRTININQLSEHSFQLLGYFSNVRLNRSVVRSQMLQNTFLIEIVIKKLDIIVPIIPLIRSLAKAKFCNVLGHPISKPVWADLSDFDIIERFLRICRNLSHYYSGSSKKKSLYRIKYILRLSCIKTLACKHKSTVRAFLKRSGSEELLEEFFTEEEEILSLIFPRDSFTLHRFYRNRIWYLDILFSNDLVNDE